The following coding sequences lie in one Arachis ipaensis cultivar K30076 chromosome B05, Araip1.1, whole genome shotgun sequence genomic window:
- the LOC107639921 gene encoding uncharacterized protein LOC107639921, translating to MIILYLFTKHKFESSFTVILAYVDDLVLDGNDIAEIQSIKTIIDHQFKIKDLGNLKYFLGFEVAITAKGIALYQRKYALNLLDECGLLGIRPATPVSELFFAADSELRLSGFADSDWAQCPDTRPSLTGFCFFLGSSLISWKSKKQFTVSRSSSEAEYKSLAVATCEAQWLSYLLKDLRIDYKLPIFLYCDNKLLSGLLHLLPIITTDQVADLFFKPLSRAPFDSCVSKLGMLDFHQPSTASLRGHVT from the exons ATGATTATTCTTTATTTGTTTACAAAACACAAATTCGAGTCCTCCTTTACTGTGATCCTCGCTTATGTTGATGATCTCGTCCTGGATGGAAATGATATCGCTGAGATTCAATCCATCAAGACCATCATTGATCACCAATTCAAGATTAAAGACTTGGGAAATTTGAAATATTTCCTTGGCTTTGAAGTTGCAATAACTGCCAAAGGAATTGCTCTTTATCAAAGGAAGTATGCTCTAAATCTCTTGGATGAGTGTGGCCTATTGGGCATAAGACCAGCGA CTCCGGTCTCGGAGCTATTCTTTGCAGCAGATTCTGAGCTTCGCCTTTCTGGTTTCGCTGACTCAGATTGGGCACAATGCCCTGACACGCGACCCTCCCTTACTGGTTTTTGTTTCTTCTTAGGCTCTTCGCTCATTTCATGGAAAAGTAAGAAGCAATTTACTGTTTCCAGGTCATCTTCTGAGGCCGAATATAAGTCACTAGCTGTGGCCACCTGTGAGGCTCAATGGCTCAGCTACTTGTTGAAGGACCTCCGCATCGATTACAAACTCCCAATTTTTCTGTACTGTGATA ACAAGCTTCTTAGTGGCCTGCTTCATCTCCTACCAATCATCACTACAGATCAAGTGGCGGATCTGTTCTTCAAACCTTTATCTCGTGCTCCTTTTGATTCTTGTGTGTCCAAACTTGGCATGCTTGATTTTCATCAACCAAGCACTGCCAGCTTGAGGGGACATGTTACCTGA
- the LOC107642336 gene encoding ABC transporter B family member 2 has translation MSERGAFSVDSAMDASNSKGGEENKKKKEHKIPFMKLFSFADTYDFVLMAIGSVGACIHGASVPVFFIFFGKLINVIGLAYLFPKEASHKVAKYSLDFVYLSIAILFSSWTXVACWMHTGERQAAKMRLAYLKSMLNQDISLFDTESSTGEVISAITSDIIIVQDALSEKVGNFMHYISRFIAGFTIGFVRVWQISLVTLSIVPLIALAGGLYAYVTIGLIAKVRKAYVRAGEIAEEVIGNVRTVQAFAGEERAVKSYKTALMNTYKNGRKAGLAKGLGLGSMHCVLFLSWALLVWFTSVVVHKSIANGGESFTTMLNVVIAGLSLGQAAPDISAFIRAKAAAYPIFEMIERDTISKRSSGRKLSKLEGRIQFRDVCFSYPSRPDVTVFNHLCLDIPAGKIVALVGGSGSGKSTVISLVERFYEPLSGQILLDRNDIRELDLKWLRQQIGLVNQEPALFATSIKENILYGKDDATLEELKRAVKLSDAQSFINNLPERLETQVGERGIQLSGGQKQRIAISRAIVKNPSILLLDEATSALDAESEKSVQEALDRVMVGRTTVIVAHRLSTIRNADMIAVVQGGKIVETGNHEELMSNPTSVYASLVQLQEASSLQRLPSVGPSLGRQSSIKYSRELSRTTTSFGGSFRSDKDSIGRICDEENASKPKHVSARRLYSMIGPDWVYGVFGTLCAFVAGAQMPLFALGISHALVSYYMDWDTTKHEVKKIAFLFCGGAVITITVHAIEHLCFGIMGERLTLRVRERMFSAILKNEIGWFDDTSNTSSMLSSRLETDATLLRTIVVDRSTILLQNVALVVASFIIAFMLNWRITLVVLATYPLIICGHISEKLFMKGYGGNLSKAYLKANMLAGEAVSNIRTVAAFCSEEKVLDLYANELVDPSKRSFQRGQIAGIFYGISQFFIFSSYGLALWYGSVLMEKELASFKSVMKSFMVLIVTALAMGETLALAPDLLKGNQMVASVFEVMDRKTGIIGDVGEELKTVEGTIELKGIHFSYPSRPDVIIFKDFNLLVPSGKSIALVGQSGSGKSSVISLILRFYDPTSGKVLIDGKDIRRLNLKSLRKHIGLVQQEPALFATSIYENILYGKEGASDSEVIEAAKLANAHNFISGLPEGYSTKVGERGVQLSGGQRQRVAIARAVLKNPEILLLDEATSALDVESERVVQQALDRLMQNRTTVIVAHRLSTIRNADQISVLQDGKIIEHGTHSTLIENKNGSYFKLVNLQQQQHQL, from the exons ATGTCAGAACGGGGTGCATTCTCCGTTGATTCTGCCATGGATGCTTCTAACAGTAAAGGAGGAgaagagaataagaagaagaaggagcaTAAGATTCCTTTTATGAAGCTGTTCTCTTTTGCTGACACTTATGATTTTGTGTTAATGGCCATTGGATCTGTTGGGGCGTGTATTCATGGTGCCTCTGTTCctgttttcttcatcttctttggCAAGTTGATCAATGTCATAGGTTTGGCTTATCTGTTTCCTAAGGAAGCTTCTCACAAAGTTGCTAAG TACTCGTTGGATTTTGTGTATCTAAGTATAGCAATACTATTTTCATCTTGGACAG NNGTGGCTTGTTGGATGCATACCGGAGAACGGCAAGCAGCAAAGATGAGATTGGCATATTTAAAATCAATGTTGAATCAAGACATAAGTCTCTTTGATACTGAGTCTTCCACAGGCGAGGTTATTTCTGCCATTACAAGTGACATTATCATAGTTCAAGATGCACTATCTGAAAAG GTAGGGAACTTCATGCACTACATAAGCAGATTCATAGCTGGGTTCACCATTGGGTTTGTGAGAGTGTGGCAGATTAGTCTTGTGACACTTTCAATAGTGCCGTTGATTGCACTTGCCGGAGGACTATATGCATATGTCACAATTGGGCTTATTGCAAAGGTTCGTAAAGCGTATGTGAGAGCTGGTGAAATTGCAGAAGAGGTAATAGGGAATGTTAGAACGGTTCAAGCATTTGCAGGAGAAGAAAGGGCAGTGAAATCATACAAAACGGCTCTAATGAACACTTACAAAAACGGTAGAAAAGCAGGATTAGCAAAGGGACTTGGACTGGGGTCAATGCACTGTGTCCTTTTTCTTTCATGGGCTTTGCTTGTTTGGTTCACAAGCGTTGTTGTTCACAAGAGTATTGCCAATGGTGGTGAGTCTTTCACCACCATGCTCAATGTTGTCATCGCTGGCCT GTCACTTGGGCAGGCAGCACCTGATATCTCCGCATTTATCCGGGCAAAGGCAGCAGCATATCCAATCTTTGAGATGATAGAGAGGGACACAATCAGCAAAAGAAGCTCAGGTCGAAAGCTAAGCAAATTGGAGGGCCGTATCCAATTCAGGGATGTTTGTTTCAGCTATCCGTCTCGGCCGGACGTAACTGTCTTCAACCACCTCTGTCTTGACATTCCTGCAGGGAAGATTGTAGCCCTTGTGGGAGGAAGTGGTTCTGGAAAGAGCACTGTTATATCGTTGGTCGAACGCTTCTATGAACCACTTTCAGGTCAGATACTATTGGACAGGAATGATATCAGGGAACTTGATCTCAAATGGCTTAGGCAGCAAATTGGACTCGTTAATCAGGAACCTGCACTCTTTGCTACAAGCATCAAGGAGAACATTCTCTATGGAAAAGATGATGCCACTCTTGAAGAATTAAAACGTGCTGTCAAGCTTTCAGATGCTCAGTCTTTCATTAACAATCTTCCTGAAAGATTAGAAACTCAg GTTGGTGAGAGAGGGATACAGCTATCAGGTGGACAGAAGCAAAGAATTGCGATATCTCGAGCCATAGTGAAGAATCCATCAATCCTGTTGCTGGATGAAGCAACCAGTGCTCTGGATGCTGAGTCAGAGAAGAGTGTGCAGGAGGCTCTTGATCGGGTTATGGTGGGCCGGACAACTGTGATAGTAGCACACAGACTTTCTACTATTAGGAATGCAGATATGATAGCTGTTGTTCAAGGAGGGAAGATTGTGGAAACTGGAAACCATGAGGAGCTAATGTCCAATCCTACTAGTGTGTATGCCTCTCTTGTTCAACTCCAAGAGGCAAGTTCTCTGCAGCGCCTCCCCTCGGTCGGGCCTAGCCTGGGCCGCCAATCAAG CATAAAGTACTCAAGGGAATTGTCCCGGACAACAACAAGCTTTGGAGGTAGTTTTCGATCCGATAAGGATTCTATTGGGCGGATCTGTGATGAAGAAAATGCAAGCAAGCCAAAGCATGTTTCAGCAAGAAGGCTATATTCTATGATTGGTCCTGACTGGGTTTATGGGGTTTTTGGGACATTGTGTGCATTTGTTGCTGGAGCACAGATGCCACTCTTTGCACTTGGAATCTCGCATGCTCTTGTATCATACTATATGGATTGGGATACCACCAAACATGAAGTCAAGAAAATTGCTTTCCTCTTCTGTGGAGGAGCAGTCATAACTATCACTGTCCATGCCATTGAGCATCTTTGTTTTGGAATCATGGGAGAGCGCCTCACCCTTCGTGTCCGTGAAAGGATGTTTTCGG CTATTTTGAAGAATGAAATTGGCTGGTTTGATGATACAAGCAACACAAGTTCTATGCTTTCATCACGTTTAGAGACCGATGCAACTTTGTTGAGGACCATAGTTGTTGATCGTTCCACAATTCTGTTACAGAATGTTGCCCTGGTTGTTGCTTCATTCATTATTGCCTTCATGTTGAATTGGAGAATAACTCTTGTTGTCTTGGCCACATATCCTTTGATCATTTGTGGTCACATCAGTGAG AAACTTTTTATGAAAGGCTATGGTGGCAACTTGAGCAAAGCATATCTAAAAGCCAACATGTTGGCCGGGGAAGCTGTTAGCAATATTCGCACGGTCGCTGCGTTTTGTTCTGAAGAAAAGGTCCTTGATCTCTATGCTAATGAGCTTGTTGATCCTTCGAAACGTTCGTTTCAAAGAGGCCAAATCGCTGGCATATTTTATGGGATTTCCCAGTTCtttattttctcatcttatggcCTTGCCTTGTG GTATGGATCCGTCTTAATGGAGAAGGAGCTTGCAAGCTTTAAATCAGTGATGAAGTCATTTATGGTTTTAATAGTAACAGCGCTGGCTATGGGCGAGACTTTGGCGCTCGCCCCAGACCTTTTGAAAGGGAATCAAATGGTTGCGTCCGTTTTCGAAGTGATGGATAGGAAGACAGGCATAATAGGTGATGTTGGAGAAGAGTTGAAGACAGTGGAAGGAACAATTGAGCTCAAGGGAATCCATTTCAGCTACCCTTCAAGGCCAGATGTGATTATTTTCAAGGATTTCAATCTACTTGTTCCTTCAGGCAAGAGTATTGCCTTGGTTGGACAAAGTGGTTCTGGAAAAAGCTCTGTTATCTCCCTCATACTAAGATTTTATGATCCAACTTCTGGGAAAGTGCTGATTGATG GAAAAGATATAAGGAGACTCAATTTGAAATCTCTTAGGAAACACATTGGGCTTGTGCAGCAAGAACCGGCGCTTTTCGCGACATCAATTTACGAAAACATCCTTTATGGGAAAGAAGGAGCCTCTGATTCAGAAGTAATAGAGGCAGCGAAGCTTGCCAATGCTCATAACTTCATAAGTGGCCTTCCGGAGGGATACTCAACCAAGGTTGGGGAGCGAGGAGTTCAACTATCAGGCGGTCAGCGACAAAGAGTGGCCATTGCCAGAGCTGTCCTAAAGAACCCTGAAATCCTGCTCTTGGATGAAGCCACCAGCGCGCTCGATGTTGAATCCGAGCGCGTGGTTCAACAAGCTTTGGACCGGTTGATGCAGAACAGAACAACGGTTATTGTGGCACATAGGCTCTCCACAATAAGGAATGCTGATCAAATCTCAGTTTTGCAAGATGGCAAAATAATTGAGCATGGGACTCATTCCACtcttatagaaaataaaaatggatCTTACTTCAAATTAGTCAACCTTCAACAACAACAGCATCAACTATAG